A single region of the Procambarus clarkii isolate CNS0578487 chromosome 59, FALCON_Pclarkii_2.0, whole genome shotgun sequence genome encodes:
- the LOC138353756 gene encoding uncharacterized protein, with the protein MMAVKSSSKMMAVKSSSKMMAVKSSSKMMAVKSSSKMMAVKSSSKMMAVKSSSKMMAVKSSSKMMAVKSSSKMMAVKSSSKMIAVKSSSKMMAVKSSSKMMAVKSSSKMMAVKSSSKMMAVKSSSKMMAVKSSSKMMAVKSSSKMMVVKSSSKMMAVKSSSKMMAVKSSSKMMAVKSSSKMIVVKSSSKMMAVKSSSKMIVVKSSSKMMAVKSSSKMIVVKSSSKMMAVKSSSKMMAVKSSSKMMAVKSSSKMMAVKSSSKMMVVKSSSKMMAVKSSSKMMAVKSSSKMMAVKSSSKMMAVKSSSKIMAVKSSSKMMAVKSSSKMMAVKSSSKMMAVKSSSKMMAVKSSSKMMAVKSSSKMMAVKSSSKMMAVKSSSKMMAVKSSSKMMAVKSSSKMMAVKSSSKMMAVKSSSKMMAVKSSSKMKAVKSSSKMMAVKSSSEMMTVKSSSKMMAVKSSSKMMAVKSSSKMMAVKSSSKMMAVKSSSKMMAVKSSSKMMAVKSSSKMMAVKSSSKMMAVKSSSKMMVVKSSSKMMAVKSSSKMIVVKSSSKMMAVKSSSKMMAVKSSSKMMAVKSSSKMIVVKSSSKMMAVKSSSKMIVVKSSSKMMAVKSSSKMMVVKSSSKMMAVKSSSKMMAVKSSSKMMAVKSSSKMMAVKSSSKMMVVKSSSKMMAVKSSSKMMAVKSSSKMMAVKSSSKMMAVKSSSKMMAVKSSSKMMAVKSSSKMMAVKSSSKMMAVKSSSKMMAVKSSSKMMAVKSSSKMMAVKSSSKMMAVKSSSKMMAVKSSSKMMAVKSSSKMMAVKSSSKMMAVKSSSKMKAVKSSSKMMAVKSSSEMMAVKSSSKMKAVKSSSKMMAVKSSSEMMAVKSSSKIMTVKSSSKMMAVKSSSKMMAVKSSSKMMAVKSSSKMMAVKSSSKMMPSNHQRRGTGQRPDHGDISPRR; encoded by the coding sequence ATGATGGCAGTTAAGAGCAGTTCCAAGATGATGGCAGTTAAGAGCAGTTCCAAGATGATGGCAGTTAAGAGCAGTTCCAAGATGATGGCAGTTAAGAGCAGTTCCAAGATGATGGCAGTTAAGAGCAGTTCCAAGATGATGGCAGTTAAGAGCAGTTCCAAGATGATGGCAGTTAAGAGCAGTTCCAAGATGATGGCAGTTAAGAGCAGTTCCAAGATGATGGCAGTTAAGAGCAGTTCCAAGATGATAGCAGTTAAGAGCAGTTCCAAGATGATGGCAGTTAAGAGCAGTTCCAAGATGATGGCAGTTAAGAGCAGTTCCAAGATGATGGCAGTTAAGAGCAGTTCCAAGATGATGGCAGTTAAGAGCAGTTCCAAGATGATGGCAGTTAAGAGCAGTTCCAAGATGATGGCAGTTAAGAGCAGTTCCAAGATGATGGTAGTTAAGAGCAGTTCCAAGATGATGGCAGTTAAGAGCAGTTCCAAGATGATGGCAGTTAAGAGCAGTTCCAAGATGATGGCAGTTAAGAGCAGTTCCAAGATGATAGTAGTTAAGAGCAGTTCCAAGATGATGGCAGTTAAGAGCAGTTCCAAGATGATAGTAGTTAAGAGCAGTTCCAAGATGATGGCAGTTAAGAGCAGTTCCAAGATGATAGTAGTTAAGAGCAGTTCCAAGATGATGGCAGTTAAGAGCAGTTCCAAGATGATGGCAGTTAAGAGCAGTTCCAAGATGATGGCAGTTAAGAGCAGTTCCAAGATGATGGCAGTTAAGAGCAGTTCCAAGATGATGGTAGTTAAGAGCAGTTCCAAGATGATGGCAGTTAAGAGCAGTTCCAAGATGATGGCAGTTAAGAGCAGTTCCAAGATGATGGCAGTTAAGAGCAGTTCCAAGATGATGGCAGTTAAGAGCAGTTCCAAGATAATGGCAGTTAAGAGCAGTTCCAAGATGATGGCAGTTAAGAGCAGTTCCAAGATGATGGCAGTTAAGAGCAGTTCCAAGATGATGGCAGTTAAGAGCAGTTCCAAGATGATGGCAGTTAAGAGCAGTTCCAAGATGATGGCAGTTAAGAGCAGTTCCAAGATGATGGCAGTTAAGAGCAGTTCCAAGATGATGGCAGTTAAGAGCAGTTCCAAGATGATGGCAGTTAAGAGCAGTTCCAAGATGATGGCAGTTAAGAGCAGTTCCAAGATGATGGCAGTTAAGAGCAGTTCCAAGATGATGGCAGTTAAGAGCAGTTCCAAGATGATGGCAGTTAAGAGCAGTTCCAAGATGAAGGCAGTTAAGAGCAGTTCCAAGATGATGGCAGTTAAGAGCAGTTCCGAGATGATGACAGTTAAGAGCAGTTCCAAGATGATGGCAGTTAAGAGCAGTTCCAAGATGATGGCAGTTAAGAGCAGTTCCAAGATGATGGCAGTTAAGAGCAGTTCCAAGATGATGGCAGTTAAGAGCAGTTCCAAGATGATGGCAGTTAAGAGCAGTTCCAAGATGATGGCAGTTAAGAGCAGTTCCAAGATGATGGCAGTTAAGAGCAGTTCCAAGATGATGGCAGTTAAGAGCAGTTCCAAGATGATGGTAGTTAAGAGCAGTTCCAAGATGATGGCAGTTAAGAGCAGTTCCAAGATGATAGTAGTTAAGAGCAGTTCCAAGATGATGGCAGTTAAGAGCAGTTCCAAGATGATGGCAGTTAAGAGCAGTTCCAAGATGATGGCAGTTAAGAGCAGTTCCAAGATGATAGTAGTTAAGAGCAGTTCCAAGATGATGGCAGTTAAGAGCAGTTCCAAGATGATAGTAGTTAAGAGCAGTTCCAAGATGATGGCAGTTAAGAGCAGTTCCAAGATGATGGTAGTTAAGAGCAGTTCCAAGATGATGGCAGTTAAGAGCAGTTCCAAGATGATGGCAGTTAAGAGCAGTTCCAAGATGATGGCAGTTAAGAGCAGTTCCAAGATGATGGCAGTTAAGAGCAGTTCCAAGATGATGGTAGTTAAGAGCAGTTCCAAGATGATGGCAGTTAAGAGCAGTTCCAAGATGATGGCAGTTAAGAGCAGTTCCAAGATGATGGCAGTTAAGAGCAGTTCCAAGATGATGGCAGTTAAGAGCAGTTCCAAGATGATGGCAGTTAAGAGCAGTTCCAAGATGATGGCAGTTAAGAGCAGTTCCAAGATGATGGCAGTTAAGAGCAGTTCCAAGATGATGGCAGTTAAGAGCAGTTCCAAGATGATGGCAGTTAAGAGCAGTTCCAAGATGATGGCAGTTAAGAGCAGTTCCAAGATGATGGCAGTTAAGAGCAGTTCCAAGATGATGGCAGTTAAGAGCAGTTCCAAGATGATGGCAGTTAAGAGCAGTTCCAAGATGATGGCAGTTAAGAGCAGTTCCAAGATGATGGCAGTTAAGAGCAGTTCCAAGATGATGGCAGTTAAGAGCAGTTCCAAGATGAAGGCAGTTAAGAGCAGTTCCAAGATGATGGCAGTTAAGAGCAGTTCCGAGATGATGGCAGTTAAGAGCAGTTCCAAGATGAAGGCAGTTAAGAGCAGTTCCAAGATGATGGCAGTTAAGAGCAGTTCCGAGATGATGGCAGTTAAGAGCAGTTCCAAGATAATGACAGTTAAGAGCAGTTCCAAGATGATGGCAGTTAAGAGCAGTTCCAAGATGATGGCAGTTAAGAGCAGTTCCAAGATGATGGCAGTTAAGAGCAGTTCCAAGATGATGGCAGTTAAGAGCAGTTCCAAGATGATGCCAAGTAATCACCAAAGACGAGGCACAGGTCAGAGACCGGACCACGGAGACATTAGTCCCCGGAGGTAA
- the LOC138353755 gene encoding basic salivary proline-rich protein 2-like → MLGPQSEAGPSERGWMGPQSEAGSPQSEAGPPQSEAEPPQSEAGPPQSEAGPSQSEAGSPQSEAGPPQSEAEPPQSEAGPPQSEAGPPQSEAGPPQSEAGPPQSEAGPPQSEAGPPQSEAGPPQSEAGPSE, encoded by the coding sequence ATGCTGGGCCCTCAGAGCGAGGCTGGGCCCTCAGAGCGAGGCTGGATGGGCCCTCAGAGCGAGGCTGGGTCCCCTCAGAGCGAGGCTGGGCCCCCTCAGAGCGAGGCTGAGCCACCTCAGAGCGAGGCTGGGCCCCCTCAGAGCGAGGCTGGGCCCTCTCAGAGCGAGGCTGGGTCCCCTCAGAGCGAGGCTGGGCCCCCTCAGAGCGAGGCTGAGCCACCTCAGAGCGAGGCTGGGCCCCCTCAGAGCGAGGCTGGGCCCCCTCAGAGCGAGGCTGGGCCCCCTCAGAGCGAGGCTGGGCCCCCTCAGAGCGAGGCTGGGCCCCCTCAGAGCGAGGCTGGGCCCCCTCAGAGCGAGGCTGGGCCCCCTCAAAGCGAGGCTGGGCCCTCAGAGTGA